Part of the Limanda limanda chromosome 23, fLimLim1.1, whole genome shotgun sequence genome is shown below.
CTTTGAACAACATGTGCACCTCAACTAAAATCTATAATCCTTTatcagagagagaactgcagcACATggggttatttttttttgtcaatattTAATCTTCGTTTCATTACTGTTAACAAAAACGACACGTTCCCCCCATAACTGAAGTTAATACTGTCAGAGGTGAAAGTATACTCTAAAACTCTTTGTTGTAAATACTTGTATAAACCAGTAGTAAAATCTAAATCAGCACAGTTGACACAATATATAACTTCGATCAGAAAGGATCTAGATGACAGACTATGGTCAGATCTAAATACATGACATGTCCGAATTTAGCTTCACCGACCTCAGATATCACTTTCATGTGGGCGTTGTCTTTCGGTTCTGTCGGGGGGATGAAAGCTGTGGACGAATCATTGGagctctctttttcctcctgaatGAATCAATACATATATTGATTGATTAGCCACAGCTTAAACATTGTAAATACTGGTAGGTTCCCAGTGAAGAACAAACCGAAGCAGGGATGTTGTGAGTCAGCACCTGTGTGAGGCCTGGACTGGGTTGTGTCCCCGGGTGTGGCTGAGCAGCCTGCGGCTCCTCCACCCGCCCGTTCTTCACGACCTCCACCGCGGTGGTGGTGGATTCCAGGCTGAGTTTGGGAGTAGAGCGGGGACTTGCCTGAGGACTGGTctcgttgttgttgttctgcttCAACAGGTGACTCTTTATCAAACTGGGAGCCCTGGGAAAACAAAAATCATGACACTGAGCaaagaacagattttttttgtctgctcAAATCCCCTGCATGCTATGGATTTCTCTGCACGTGCCAAAGACACTGGCCGTTATGTTCTAGTATGATGCACACATATGAGTATGAACATTATGTAATACATTAATATTTTATCTGCACATATTATGGAAATTCATTGTGCAGGAAACAGTATATTTAATTAATGATGATAGAATGGATGACATTTCCTTTACATGGATATAAACTGTAGCACACAAACAGTCAAACATAAGAGCacagaaataaaatcatttcaaaCAATGGTTAATCAACCAATCACGTGTGCAGAAGCAATCAATATAAAtaagtataaacacacacacacacacacacacacacacacacacacacacacacacacacacacacacacacacacacagcactcacTGCCTCGAGCAGTCAGTCACTATGTCCTCCAACAATCTGCACCTATAGAACTGAATCTCTGGAGAATGGACTCCAGTATATTTTGGATTGTCAGCACCTTTTTTGAGTTGGAGTAAATATATTCTTGTTTTTTACTGCTCACATGTCTATCTCCCTGTGTTCAGCACATTCAGTCCGGCCATTCCTTAAAATATAACCGAGGCTGATACTGTAGTTAACTATGTAGATCATTATAATATTATGTAGGAGCAGTTTAATAAGTTTATGTGGACATTTTAGCTAATTTCTCTCCTCAAAAACAATGAGTCATAATCAGATTCCCTTGTATCCAAAGTCAGTGTTAGAAATCTCTGGAGAAAACAAATTTCCCTTCCTTGgaaagaataaaacataagAAGCTACATAAGGAAAATGTGATTCCATATGCTATCTGCCATATTTTCTGAATATTTTGGTCACTGGTGACAAGATTCAATTCCTTCGAAGCTCTTACTTTAttcccttcttctctttcttctctggtTTGTGTTTGGAGACCCTGCTCCTGGAGGCCAGGGAGATGTGGATGTACAGGACAGTCATGATGATGACGGGAAGGTAGAACGCGGCTATCGCGGTCCCAAACGTCACTGCCGGGTTAGAGAGGAACTgtggaaacagaggaaggagagaaatgcCTCAGTCACCAAGTCATGGGAAGGCAGGGCAATGCAGATACAGGTCCGAAGCTTTATCAGAAGGATGGAAACATAAACGTGTGATGCACCGTACCTGAATGTAACACTCTCCAGGGGGCACCGTCCGTTGTCCAGCGATAAACTGCCAGAACAAGATGGCGGGAGCCCACAAGATGAACGACAGAATCCACGCCGCTGCGATCATCAGCCCCGCCATCTTAGTGGTCCTTCTCGCCGGGTACGTGAGGGGTTTGGTCACGCAGAAGTAGCGATCGAAGCTGATGATCAACAAATTCATCACGGAGGCATTTGACACGACGTAGTCTAAAGCCAGCCACAGGTCGCAGACCACCGGCCCAAGTGGCCAGTAGCCGACGATCATGTAGACCGTGTACAAGTTCATGCTGAACGCGCCGATGATCAGGTCAGCACAGGCTAACGAAAACAAGAAGTAGTTATTGACAGTTTGCAGGTGGCGGTTCACTTTGATGGACAGCATGACCAGAATGTTTCCAGTGACGGTCACGAAGCTCAGAGATCCCGTCACCAAGGCGATGAAGAACATCTCCAGAGCCTTGTATGGACTTCCTGCCCCCAGTCCATTGTCCACCGGAGAACATGATGATGAGTCATTGGTGGACACGTTGCACGTTGCGTTGGAGAACAGGTCAGCTGATTGGTTGACCGATGACcctgagagaaggagagacagaagaagaggataGACTTAGTACATTTTCATTCTAACTCCAAAACTACCTCTTTCTATATTGGAAGGTATATGCAAAGGAGCATGTGAATGCACAGTAAGCATTGGATTTAGATTTACCGGCATTTGTGGGAAATTATCTGACTTTATAGTTTGATTTGATCTTCTGATCACGGCTAAAAAGAATGAAGTGAAGCCTGTGAGCTCAGTCGAATTTAGTTTGCCACTGTAATTGCTGCTCAACAAATGTATGAGGAGAAAACCTGACGGTGCGAGGTCACTGGTCTGAATCCAGTTTGGAATCCTGAGTGTTTCACggtcctctctcctcatcacgACTGCTGGActtcaaaatatgttttatattttaacagGGTGTTTGGCCGCCAGTGGTGACGGTACTTATTTACTGTCTGCCTTCAGTGGCTGGATTTTTCCAGATCAAATGCTCCATGAATACCTCAGACTTTCAGGGCTGAATTCTGGTAGATAAAATGGACAAGTGATTGTGCACAATCGGTCAATGTTGTATTCATTATGTCTCTGCACATCAAGGTAAGGCGGCTGCATTTGTACAGCACATTTCATTCCATCTGATTTAACAAAGGGCAGTGGGAATGGAAAAGAGTTTAGCCTTGATTTCAAAGACGTGGCAGACATCAGGTTTTTCTGTGGATGTTGTGACTCCAGGTTTACTTTGGCCTCTGGAGACAGAAGACTTTCTCGTGCACGATCTGGAAGGTCTCATACATAACCAACATGAAATTTTATGAATTGATTCTTAGCGCTgactttttaaattgtttgttttctgtcttcccCAAATCAACGAGTTGTTTAATCAAATATAATCCTGGCACACGAGGAGATATGAACCTGCTCTTCCACTTCAGGCATTTGCTGATACTTTGCCAGTTTGTTTGCCTCAGTCACCGTCTGTGTAGGTTTTTGTTCTGTTGCTCATTTAACAGTATTTACAGTCGTGTTGTTTTGCCGGGAGCAGTTAGGtggtgaatataaaaaaacaactaattgTGAATCTGCtttaattcaaatgtatttatattaatcAAGCAGCTTAGTCGTGACTCACGGGCCCTCATCAGTTTAATGGTATGAAGTGTTGGCAATTGCATATGTTTGCATAGTATTTGATTGGAAacactcccggcttcgtattgAGGAGGAACCTGCCTATATGAATATACATGATTATAATATTATCAGTCAGTGGCTGAGATGAAATGCTCAACTCATTCTAACACATCACGCTAATCAAATCTATTCGTATGCGCTTTCATGGCCGGCACCACTTCAAAGCACGACGCATATACTCGCAATTAATGCACAGCCCCCGTCCAATCTGCACTGTTGTTGAAAGTCAGTGTATGGTTCTTTTTTAACAAGATGCTGAGTCAACATAGTCTTTCAGTT
Proteins encoded:
- the chrm4a gene encoding muscarinic acetylcholine receptor M4, whose translation is MFFIALVTGSLSFVTVTGNILVMLSIKVNRHLQTVNNYFLFSLACADLIIGAFSMNLYTVYMIVGYWPLGPVVCDLWLALDYVVSNASVMNLLIISFDRYFCVTKPLTYPARRTTKMAGLMIAAAWILSFILWAPAILFWQFIAGQRTVPPGECYIQFLSNPAVTFGTAIAAFYLPVIIMTVLYIHISLASRSRVSKHKPEKKEKKGIKAPSLIKSHLLKQNNNNETSPQASPRSTPKLSLESTTTAVEVVKNGRVEEPQAAQPHPGTQPSPGLTQEEKESSNDSSTAFIPPTEPKDNAHMKVISEAATNPSPVATTTTNPSTAKMSVSSRWSKIKIVTKQAGDECITAIEICPPVEGAERHSIPISRPRTVARKFASIARSQVKRKRQMAAREKKVTKTIFAILLAFIITWTPYNVMVLISTFCQSCVPDTVWAIGYWLCYVNSTINPACYALCNATFKKTFKNLLLCQYKNIGTR